A DNA window from Gammaproteobacteria bacterium contains the following coding sequences:
- a CDS encoding NUDIX hydrolase — protein MSHEPELQPSASAGRAVYPGGDTVRHPGPDAVPGPDGTGRLSGRLVHDGRVVHLSVDRVRFPDGSEGNLELVRHPGAAAVVPFVDPPESPDPVILLLRQYRYASGGYLYEVPAGLPAGADEAWAECARRELAEETGYAAARIDYLTRIFTTPGFTNEVIHLFLATGLSAGDAARDPDEFITVEECLFSRALEMVRKGEIVDCKTVAALLYTAAFRRSPAAGGGVHPEDDGRPVSGTQLGPMSAENP, from the coding sequence GTGTCGCACGAACCGGAGTTGCAACCATCCGCGTCCGCCGGTCGGGCGGTGTATCCGGGCGGAGACACCGTTCGCCACCCGGGGCCGGACGCGGTCCCGGGACCGGACGGGACGGGCCGCCTGTCGGGCCGCCTCGTGCATGACGGAAGAGTGGTCCACCTGTCCGTCGACCGCGTGCGCTTTCCCGACGGATCGGAGGGCAACCTGGAACTCGTCCGGCACCCCGGCGCCGCCGCAGTGGTGCCCTTCGTGGACCCGCCGGAGTCGCCCGATCCCGTGATTCTGCTGCTTCGGCAGTACCGCTACGCCTCGGGGGGATACCTGTATGAAGTGCCGGCCGGGCTGCCAGCGGGGGCGGACGAGGCCTGGGCGGAGTGCGCGCGGCGGGAACTGGCGGAGGAGACCGGATACGCCGCGGCCCGAATCGACTATCTGACCCGGATCTTCACGACGCCCGGTTTCACCAACGAGGTCATCCACCTGTTCCTGGCAACCGGCCTCTCGGCCGGAGACGCCGCCCGCGATCCGGACGAGTTCATCACCGTGGAGGAGTGCCTCTTCTCTCGCGCCCTGGAGATGGTGCGCAAGGGCGAGATCGTGGACTGCAAGACGGTCGCAGCCCTCTTGTACACTGCCGCCTTCCGCCGAAGCCCGGCCGCGGGCGGCGGCGTCCACCCGGAGGATGACGGCCGTCCTGTCTCGGGGACGCAATTGGGGCCCATGTCCGCGGAGAACCCGTGA
- a CDS encoding pitrilysin family protein: MSPERFPPTPPGPGPVAPFAVPAVHGERLDSGLEVRTARRPGVPLVTALLVMDAGEATVGGPRAGLAVLSGKALHGGTVRRSAVELACALEDMGTHLATSTGWDSTVVSLTCAADRFPRALRLLSEVVLTPGYPGEEVERTREQQLGGIRQRRMYPAQLATAAAARFFFAEGTTYGRPMAGTEGTVAGLERAHVADYAASRYRPQGAALVVAGDVAKEEVTDLAADCFGGWRGRAAPVEATAGARFGERRIVIVHRPGAVQSELRIGHASVPRRTPDFFPLIVLNSVLGGAFTSRLNLNLREDKGFTYGVSSRFLLRRAGGMFRIATAVATEVTAAAVREVLAETEALVAGGPTPAELRGARDYLAGIFPLRMETTAQVASGIARVFVHGLSADYLAHYRERVRAVGVDDVVRAARRRIHPDALTVVVAGDADRVAPELESFGPVEVHHDF, translated from the coding sequence GTGAGCCCCGAGCGCTTTCCCCCAACGCCGCCGGGGCCGGGACCGGTTGCACCCTTCGCGGTTCCGGCGGTGCACGGCGAGCGTCTCGATTCCGGGCTGGAGGTACGAACCGCGCGCCGGCCCGGGGTTCCCCTGGTGACCGCTCTGTTGGTCATGGATGCGGGCGAGGCGACGGTCGGTGGGCCGCGAGCCGGGCTTGCGGTGCTGTCCGGAAAGGCGCTCCATGGCGGAACCGTCCGCCGCTCGGCGGTGGAGCTGGCTTGCGCGCTCGAGGACATGGGTACGCACCTTGCGACCTCGACCGGCTGGGATTCCACGGTGGTGTCGCTGACCTGCGCCGCCGACCGGTTTCCGCGGGCGCTCCGGCTGCTGTCGGAAGTGGTCCTGACGCCCGGGTATCCGGGTGAAGAGGTGGAGCGCACCCGCGAGCAGCAGCTTGGCGGGATCCGGCAACGCCGGATGTATCCTGCTCAGCTCGCCACTGCCGCCGCCGCGCGCTTCTTCTTCGCCGAAGGCACCACGTATGGACGGCCCATGGCGGGCACGGAAGGGACGGTCGCGGGCCTGGAGCGCGCGCATGTGGCCGACTACGCGGCCAGCCGCTACCGGCCGCAGGGAGCTGCGCTGGTGGTGGCGGGCGATGTCGCGAAGGAGGAAGTGACGGATCTCGCAGCCGACTGTTTCGGCGGCTGGCGGGGCCGGGCTGCTCCCGTCGAGGCAACGGCGGGGGCCCGCTTCGGGGAGCGCCGCATCGTGATCGTCCATCGCCCGGGCGCGGTTCAGTCCGAGCTGCGCATCGGCCATGCCAGCGTACCGCGCAGGACGCCCGATTTCTTCCCGCTGATCGTGCTCAATTCCGTGCTCGGAGGCGCCTTCACCAGTCGTCTCAACCTGAACCTCCGGGAGGACAAGGGCTTCACCTACGGCGTGAGCTCGCGCTTCCTCCTCCGGCGCGCCGGCGGGATGTTCCGCATCGCCACGGCGGTGGCGACCGAAGTCACCGCGGCGGCGGTCCGGGAGGTGCTCGCGGAGACGGAGGCGCTGGTCGCAGGCGGGCCCACGCCCGCCGAACTGCGTGGTGCGCGCGACTACCTGGCGGGCATCTTTCCGCTGCGCATGGAGACCACGGCCCAGGTCGCGTCCGGCATTGCGCGGGTGTTCGTGCACGGCCTCTCGGCCGACTACCTCGCGCACTATCGCGAGCGGGTGCGGGCGGTGGGAGTCGACGACGTCGTGCGCGCGGCCCGCCGTCGGATTCACCCGGACGCCCTCACGGTCGTGGTGGCAGGTGACGCCGACCGGGTGGCGCCGGAACTCGAGTCCTTCGGCCCGGTCGAGGTCCACCACGACTTCTGA
- a CDS encoding pitrilysin family protein, translated as MISIPCEEHRLENGLRIVLSPEPSVPIVAVNLWYDVGSRNEGPGQTGLAHLFEHMMFQGSRHVAGNQHFELLEGVGGSANASTWFDRTNYYETLPSHHLELALWLEADRMGWMLPALTAAKLENQRDVVKNERRQRYDNQPYGDWDERMLAMVYPPGHPYRHPVIGSLEDIDGFTLGDLESFFRAYYAPDNAVLTLCGGFEAGRALEWIKRYFGDIPPGAGTRMIPGDADAERENHVDAGQTVEADVPLTRVYAGMRVPTFDDPAFYAADVAGDILGRGRASRLHRSLVLERRLAKDVAAHVFPLMTGAAMMVVQATGNLGVDPGELAAAVVEQIEGLGAISSEEVARALAMAETAILGQLEVVAQRADLLSMFATQFGDPARISTEIDRLRAVTPEAVQTLVEERLEPGNRAILTYVPRASA; from the coding sequence GTGATCTCCATCCCCTGCGAAGAGCACCGCCTGGAGAACGGACTCCGGATCGTCCTTTCCCCGGAGCCCTCCGTGCCCATCGTCGCGGTGAACCTCTGGTACGACGTGGGTTCCCGGAACGAAGGCCCGGGGCAGACCGGTCTGGCTCATCTCTTCGAGCACATGATGTTCCAGGGCTCGCGCCACGTGGCCGGCAACCAGCACTTCGAGCTGCTTGAGGGCGTGGGCGGATCGGCCAACGCCTCCACCTGGTTCGACCGGACCAACTACTACGAGACCCTCCCTTCGCACCATCTCGAGCTGGCGCTGTGGCTCGAAGCGGATCGCATGGGCTGGATGCTTCCCGCACTCACCGCCGCGAAGCTCGAGAACCAGCGCGACGTCGTGAAGAACGAGCGCCGCCAGCGCTACGACAACCAGCCCTACGGCGACTGGGATGAGCGCATGCTCGCGATGGTGTATCCACCGGGGCATCCCTATCGCCATCCGGTCATCGGCTCCCTGGAGGACATCGACGGGTTCACGCTCGGTGATCTCGAGTCGTTCTTTCGCGCCTACTACGCCCCCGACAACGCCGTCCTCACACTCTGCGGCGGCTTCGAGGCCGGGCGCGCGCTCGAATGGATCAAGCGCTACTTCGGCGACATTCCTCCGGGAGCCGGGACGCGGATGATTCCCGGGGACGCGGACGCGGAACGCGAGAACCACGTCGATGCCGGCCAGACGGTCGAGGCCGATGTGCCGCTCACGCGGGTCTACGCCGGGATGCGCGTGCCCACCTTCGACGATCCCGCCTTCTACGCCGCCGACGTCGCGGGCGACATTCTGGGACGCGGGCGGGCGTCGCGTCTCCACCGCTCGCTCGTGCTGGAGCGCCGGCTCGCCAAGGATGTCGCGGCACACGTTTTTCCGTTGATGACCGGAGCCGCGATGATGGTGGTTCAGGCCACCGGCAACCTCGGGGTCGATCCCGGGGAGCTGGCGGCGGCCGTCGTCGAGCAGATCGAGGGACTTGGTGCGATCTCGTCCGAGGAAGTCGCCAGGGCCCTGGCCATGGCGGAGACTGCCATCCTGGGGCAACTCGAGGTCGTGGCCCAGCGGGCTGACCTGCTCTCGATGTTTGCGACCCAGTTCGGAGATCCGGCCCGCATCTCCACGGAGATCGATCGCCTGCGCGCGGTGACGCCGGAGGCGGTGCAGACCCTGGTCGAAGAGCGCCTCGAGCCCGGGAACCGGGCGATTCTGACGTACGTGCCGCGGGCATCCGCGTGA
- a CDS encoding 2,3-bisphosphoglycerate-independent phosphoglycerate mutase, whose translation MSRVTRFPDDLVERMPGSEAITLIVVDGVGGLPHPATGLTELESATTPNLDAMAAESSLGMHVPVAPGVTPGSGPAHLALFGYDPARHLIGRGVLAALGVGIRLREGDVAARLNLATLDGRGRVTDRRAGRPGNPDGRRLVRRLQDGVTAPPGVDLHFQHVMEHRAVMVLRGDGLGAEVSDTDPQRTGIPPRPPRAPEGDAASARTARIADQILARAAEVLATEPVANGLLARGFAEYRAPAGFSRRYGLKAVAVARYPMYRGAAGLVGMELAGTPASDEEAVELMQGTAGHADFRFFHYKATDSRGEDGDFEGKVAAIEALDRLLPGLDDGGVVIVTGDHSTPATMAGHSWHAVPLLIRSRYARPTGRRLTENACRRGDVGTIAARHIMSLALAHAGRLAKFGS comes from the coding sequence GTGAGCAGGGTGACGCGGTTTCCGGACGACCTGGTGGAGCGCATGCCGGGTAGCGAAGCGATCACCCTGATCGTGGTTGACGGGGTCGGCGGGCTCCCCCACCCCGCCACCGGCCTGACCGAACTGGAGTCGGCGACCACGCCCAACCTGGATGCGATGGCCGCGGAGAGCTCGCTGGGCATGCACGTCCCGGTCGCGCCCGGGGTCACGCCCGGGAGCGGCCCCGCCCACCTCGCCCTGTTCGGGTACGACCCCGCCCGCCACCTGATCGGACGCGGCGTGCTGGCCGCGCTGGGGGTCGGGATTCGCCTGCGCGAGGGGGATGTGGCGGCCCGGCTCAACCTGGCCACCCTGGACGGGCGGGGCCGCGTGACCGACCGCCGCGCGGGTCGCCCCGGCAACCCGGACGGCCGGCGGCTGGTGCGCCGGTTGCAGGACGGCGTGACCGCGCCTCCAGGGGTGGACCTCCACTTCCAGCACGTCATGGAGCATCGCGCCGTGATGGTGCTGCGCGGCGACGGTCTCGGCGCGGAGGTATCCGACACCGACCCGCAGCGGACCGGCATTCCACCCCGGCCTCCCCGCGCGCCCGAGGGGGACGCGGCGTCGGCGCGCACCGCCCGGATCGCCGACCAGATTCTCGCGCGGGCGGCGGAGGTGCTGGCGACCGAGCCTGTCGCCAACGGCCTTCTCGCCCGCGGGTTCGCCGAATATCGCGCGCCGGCGGGCTTTTCCCGGCGGTATGGGCTCAAGGCGGTGGCGGTGGCGCGCTATCCCATGTACCGGGGGGCGGCCGGTCTCGTCGGGATGGAGCTGGCCGGAACCCCGGCCTCGGATGAGGAAGCGGTGGAACTGATGCAGGGGACCGCCGGACACGCCGACTTCCGCTTTTTCCACTACAAGGCCACGGATTCCCGAGGGGAGGACGGGGATTTCGAGGGCAAGGTCGCCGCCATCGAGGCGCTGGACCGTCTCCTCCCGGGGCTGGACGACGGCGGCGTGGTGATCGTCACCGGTGATCACAGCACCCCCGCGACCATGGCCGGCCATTCCTGGCACGCGGTGCCGCTCCTGATCCGGTCGCGCTACGCCCGGCCGACCGGGCGCCGCCTAACCGAGAACGCGTGCCGGCGGGGCGATGTGGGCACCATCGCCGCGCGGCATATCATGTCGCTGGCCTTGGCTCACGCCGGGCGGCTGGCGAAGTTCGGCAGCTGA
- a CDS encoding thioredoxin domain-containing protein, with amino-acid sequence MRKAHQRAGRATIAALALAAAIPMSASGLQQELPAGLALSVADVDFLERADNSRIYMVDSTLARIDEFIDFGCPTCRSFYILRTDSLKTNLVDTGRANFVVRMFPLARLMRGFHAAEAALCAGGLNDRQGFEAMQHRLYMNQSVWQPLQDPIPVFLQFAADINLPLEDFQACLIRDTVAPLILSDMNLAQVLSVEGTPTFVVNRGGELTGEVKLTGEEGISSFEEAVTRLSGPGD; translated from the coding sequence ATGAGAAAGGCACATCAGCGTGCCGGGCGGGCGACGATTGCGGCGCTCGCCCTCGCGGCGGCGATCCCCATGTCCGCCAGCGGGCTGCAGCAGGAGCTTCCCGCCGGGCTCGCGCTCAGCGTGGCGGACGTCGACTTCCTGGAGCGCGCCGACAATTCGCGCATCTACATGGTGGACTCCACCTTGGCCCGCATCGACGAGTTCATCGACTTCGGCTGTCCCACCTGCCGGTCCTTCTACATTCTGCGCACCGATTCGCTGAAGACGAACCTCGTCGACACGGGGAGGGCGAACTTCGTGGTGCGCATGTTTCCGCTGGCCCGTCTCATGCGCGGGTTTCACGCGGCCGAGGCTGCCCTGTGCGCGGGTGGTCTGAACGACCGGCAGGGCTTCGAGGCGATGCAGCACCGTCTGTACATGAACCAGAGCGTGTGGCAGCCGCTGCAGGACCCGATTCCCGTCTTCCTCCAGTTCGCGGCCGACATCAACCTCCCGCTGGAGGATTTCCAGGCCTGCCTCATCCGCGACACGGTCGCGCCCCTCATCCTGAGCGACATGAACCTGGCCCAGGTGCTGTCCGTCGAGGGGACGCCCACGTTCGTGGTCAACCGGGGCGGGGAACTGACCGGAGAGGTCAAGCTCACCGGCGAGGAAGGAATCTCCTCCTTCGAGGAAGCCGTGACTCGCCTGTCGGGGCCCGGAGATTAG
- a CDS encoding class II fumarate hydratase, whose amino-acid sequence MSNRFRVERDSLGEVHVPADALYGAQTQRAFENFPISGQRFGRRFIQALGLIKKSAARVNRELGYLDGHTARAIAEAAIEVARGDRDGEFVLDVYQTGSGTSSNMNANEVIAALANRILETSEDSGVHRSDRVHPNDHVNFGQSSNDVIPTAIHVSARTAIEEELIPALEHLRELLAARAEAFDGVLKSGRTHLMDATPVRLGQEFGGYAMQVTRAIERLRHASTELAELALGGTATGTGINTHPDFARLTIEHLSRETGLAFREAEDHFAAQGSQDACVSASGALNSAASGLMKIADDIRWLSSGPTSGIHEIRLPAVQPGSSIMPGKVNPVMSEALMMVAARVAGNHTTVTIAGSRGNFELNVMLPVIAHSLLESITLLAGASRAFADRCVAGIEANERRARELLDRNPAIATALNPYIGYDAAAGVAKEAAREGRAVRDVVRSRGLLDEETLEEALDVRAMTEPGLPAKE is encoded by the coding sequence ATGTCCAACCGGTTTCGCGTCGAGCGTGATTCGCTAGGCGAAGTTCACGTTCCCGCCGATGCCCTCTACGGGGCTCAGACGCAGCGCGCCTTCGAGAACTTCCCCATCAGCGGCCAACGGTTCGGGCGCCGCTTCATCCAGGCGCTGGGGCTGATCAAGAAATCCGCCGCGCGGGTCAACCGCGAACTGGGATACCTGGACGGCCACACGGCGCGGGCGATCGCCGAGGCCGCCATCGAGGTCGCGCGCGGCGACCGAGACGGCGAATTCGTGCTCGACGTCTACCAGACCGGCTCCGGGACATCCTCGAACATGAACGCCAACGAGGTGATTGCGGCGCTGGCCAACCGCATCCTGGAAACCTCCGAAGACTCCGGCGTGCATCGCAGCGACCGCGTGCATCCCAACGACCACGTCAACTTCGGCCAGTCCTCCAACGACGTCATCCCGACGGCGATCCACGTCTCGGCGCGCACCGCGATCGAGGAGGAGCTGATTCCCGCGCTCGAACACCTGCGGGAGCTGCTGGCGGCCAGGGCGGAGGCCTTCGACGGCGTGCTCAAGTCCGGCCGCACCCACCTGATGGACGCCACCCCGGTGCGGCTGGGCCAGGAGTTCGGCGGCTACGCGATGCAGGTCACGCGCGCCATCGAGCGCCTGCGACACGCCTCAACGGAACTGGCCGAGCTGGCGCTGGGCGGCACGGCCACCGGAACCGGCATCAATACCCACCCCGACTTCGCACGCCTCACCATCGAGCATCTCTCCCGGGAGACCGGCCTCGCGTTTCGCGAAGCGGAAGACCACTTCGCGGCGCAGGGCTCGCAGGATGCCTGCGTGAGCGCCTCCGGAGCCCTGAACTCCGCGGCATCCGGCCTGATGAAGATCGCCGACGACATCCGCTGGCTCTCATCGGGCCCGACTTCGGGCATTCACGAGATCCGGCTTCCCGCCGTGCAGCCGGGGAGTTCCATCATGCCCGGCAAGGTGAACCCGGTCATGTCGGAGGCGCTGATGATGGTCGCGGCGCGCGTCGCCGGGAACCACACTACGGTCACCATCGCCGGAAGCCGCGGCAACTTCGAGCTGAACGTCATGCTGCCGGTCATCGCCCACTCCCTGCTCGAGTCGATCACGCTGCTCGCGGGGGCGAGCCGCGCCTTCGCGGATCGGTGTGTCGCGGGCATCGAGGCCAACGAACGGCGGGCGCGCGAACTGCTCGACCGGAACCCCGCGATCGCGACCGCGCTCAACCCCTACATCGGCTACGACGCGGCCGCCGGGGTGGCCAAGGAGGCCGCCCGCGAGGGCCGGGCGGTGCGCGACGTCGTGCGCTCGAGGGGGTTGCTCGACGAAGAGACGCTGGAGGAGGCGCTGGATGTGCGCGCAATGACCGAGCCGGGGTTGCCGGCGAAGGAATAG
- a CDS encoding 2-dehydropantoate 2-reductase gives MRIIIYGAGAVGGYYGARLAQAGEEVVFVARGRQLAALRSDGLRVESICGDARLERVAATNDPASLGQADAVLVTTKTWQVGAAGRALRPLVGGGTVVVPLQNGVEAATQLDRSLPAEAVAGGLTRILCELVEPGRIRHTGIDPVIVMGERDGRRTGRCDRLAEALERAPGMSVVVSGDIEAELWHKLLLMAPVSGVCSVARMPLGAVRATPPARELLRRAMEETAAVAAARGIRLPDGVIADALAFFDGLPPDSIPSMHRDIAGGRPSELEQLSGAVVRLGRECGVATPIHQFMHAALLPSELAARGEGTGR, from the coding sequence ATGCGCATCATCATCTACGGAGCCGGCGCTGTCGGCGGGTACTACGGGGCGCGGCTGGCCCAGGCGGGCGAGGAGGTGGTCTTCGTCGCGCGTGGACGTCAGTTGGCGGCATTGCGGTCGGACGGCCTGCGCGTGGAGAGCATCTGCGGCGATGCACGTCTGGAGCGCGTCGCCGCCACCAATGACCCCGCGTCGCTCGGGCAGGCGGACGCCGTGCTGGTCACCACCAAGACCTGGCAGGTCGGGGCGGCCGGGCGGGCGCTACGGCCGCTGGTGGGGGGCGGCACGGTCGTGGTCCCGCTCCAGAACGGCGTGGAGGCGGCCACCCAGCTGGACCGGTCGCTGCCGGCCGAAGCGGTGGCCGGCGGCCTGACCCGCATCCTGTGCGAGCTGGTCGAGCCCGGCCGCATCCGGCACACCGGCATCGACCCGGTGATCGTGATGGGAGAGCGGGACGGGCGCCGGACCGGCCGCTGCGACCGTCTGGCGGAAGCGCTGGAGCGAGCTCCCGGGATGTCCGTCGTGGTCTCGGGCGACATCGAGGCCGAGCTCTGGCACAAGCTTCTCCTCATGGCCCCCGTGAGCGGCGTCTGTTCGGTGGCGCGGATGCCCCTTGGTGCCGTGCGCGCCACCCCGCCCGCCCGTGAACTCCTGCGCCGCGCGATGGAGGAAACCGCCGCGGTGGCCGCGGCCCGCGGGATACGCCTGCCGGATGGCGTAATTGCGGATGCGCTGGCCTTCTTCGACGGCCTCCCGCCAGACTCGATCCCCTCGATGCATCGCGACATCGCGGGCGGCCGGCCCTCCGAGCTGGAGCAGCTGAGCGGCGCAGTGGTCCGGCTGGGTCGCGAGTGCGGGGTGGCCACTCCGATCCACCAGTTCATGCACGCGGCCCTGCTTCCGTCCGAGCTTGCCGCGCGCGGAGAAGGGACGGGGCGGTAG
- the selD gene encoding selenide, water dikinase SelD has translation MGSPSRPVTKDLVLVGGGHTHVAVLKHFGMKPMPGVRVTLISRESNAPYSGMLPGLIAGHYTFADAHIDLAPLARFARARFLRDRVVGIDLENKRVMCAGRPAVAFDVLSLNTGSAPGVRRVEGAEGSVVPVKPIDGFFARWTRVRERVAGSSGPVSIGIVGGGAGGVELALSIRYGLARAAEAAGRPRTSVRIELFTDSSEILPAYPRRMRARFAQILEEDGIVVHTDHRVVRVDGPRLHFGNGSRATFDELLWVTTAGAPDWPRQSGLEVDERGFIRVRDTLQTLSHPDVFAAGDIAAVEGYPRPKAGVFAVRQGPPLARNLERRLRGAALAGFRPQREYLSLISTGRRHAVAARNGLTVAGRWVWAWKDRIDRRFIRDYSELPSMDGEGVDDEPAPGGAPKAGLHGVGGQVASSGPGPAMRCGGCGSKVGSELLFRSLARLGAKDDPRVMVGLGAPDDAAVVEVPEGQVAVQSVDFFRSFIEDPFVFGRISANHALGDVFAMGAEPLAAMAMVTLPLAAEDKMEEDLTQLMAGALEVLERDGVALVGGHTSEGGELAMGFSVTGTAPAEDLLRKAGMRAGDRLVLTRPVGTGVILAAEMRGRAQSLWIDAALAAMQASHRAAARILGEHGATAATDVTGFGLAGHLLEMARASGVEVSVGLPGVPFLDGALELARLGIFSSLQEQNLCALDSVRAAPEVLEDPATQLLFDPQTAGGLLASVPAGRAEACVKALRAAGCPQAVVIGTVLAEDEASGEPGVLHLHAGRKR, from the coding sequence ATGGGGTCGCCGTCTCGACCGGTGACCAAGGATCTGGTGCTGGTCGGCGGCGGACACACCCATGTCGCCGTGCTCAAGCACTTCGGCATGAAGCCGATGCCCGGAGTTCGGGTCACGCTCATCTCGCGGGAATCGAACGCTCCCTACTCCGGGATGCTTCCGGGGCTGATCGCCGGGCACTACACGTTCGCGGACGCCCATATCGACCTGGCTCCGCTGGCTCGTTTCGCTCGAGCCCGCTTCCTGCGCGATCGGGTCGTCGGGATCGATCTCGAAAACAAGCGGGTGATGTGCGCGGGGCGTCCGGCGGTGGCCTTCGACGTGCTCTCGCTGAATACGGGTTCAGCGCCCGGCGTGCGGCGGGTCGAGGGGGCGGAAGGCTCGGTGGTTCCGGTGAAGCCCATCGACGGCTTCTTTGCCCGCTGGACACGGGTCCGCGAGCGTGTTGCCGGCAGTTCCGGCCCGGTCTCGATCGGAATCGTGGGCGGCGGCGCCGGCGGCGTGGAACTCGCGCTCTCGATCCGCTACGGGCTCGCCCGGGCCGCGGAAGCCGCCGGTCGGCCGCGCACCAGCGTGCGCATTGAGCTCTTTACCGATTCCAGCGAGATCCTCCCCGCATACCCGCGGCGCATGCGCGCGCGCTTCGCGCAAATCCTTGAAGAGGACGGCATCGTGGTCCACACCGACCACCGGGTGGTGCGGGTGGACGGCCCTCGACTGCACTTCGGAAACGGATCCCGCGCCACCTTCGACGAACTGCTCTGGGTCACGACCGCGGGCGCGCCGGACTGGCCGCGGCAATCCGGTCTTGAAGTCGACGAGCGCGGCTTCATCCGGGTGCGCGACACCCTGCAGACCCTGTCCCATCCCGATGTCTTCGCCGCCGGAGATATCGCCGCGGTGGAAGGGTATCCGCGTCCCAAGGCCGGCGTCTTCGCGGTTCGTCAGGGCCCGCCGCTCGCCCGCAACCTCGAGCGCCGCCTGCGCGGTGCTGCGCTTGCCGGCTTCCGGCCCCAGCGCGAATACCTGAGCCTGATCTCGACCGGCCGCCGCCATGCTGTCGCCGCCCGCAACGGGCTGACGGTCGCGGGTCGGTGGGTCTGGGCCTGGAAGGACCGCATCGACCGGCGCTTCATTCGCGACTACAGCGAGCTGCCATCGATGGATGGGGAAGGGGTCGACGATGAGCCGGCGCCGGGAGGCGCGCCGAAGGCTGGGCTCCACGGCGTTGGTGGGCAGGTTGCGTCTTCCGGCCCCGGTCCCGCGATGCGCTGCGGAGGATGCGGCTCCAAGGTGGGCAGCGAGCTGCTCTTCCGGTCGCTGGCCCGGCTGGGCGCCAAGGATGATCCTCGCGTGATGGTCGGCCTGGGCGCCCCCGACGACGCGGCGGTGGTCGAGGTTCCCGAAGGGCAGGTCGCCGTGCAGAGCGTCGACTTCTTCCGCTCGTTTATCGAGGACCCCTTCGTCTTTGGCCGCATCAGCGCCAATCACGCGCTCGGCGACGTCTTCGCGATGGGGGCCGAGCCGCTGGCGGCGATGGCGATGGTGACGCTCCCGCTCGCCGCGGAAGACAAGATGGAGGAGGATCTCACCCAGCTCATGGCAGGGGCGCTCGAGGTTCTGGAGCGCGACGGGGTCGCGCTGGTCGGCGGGCACACGAGCGAGGGGGGCGAACTCGCCATGGGCTTCTCCGTGACCGGGACGGCGCCGGCAGAGGATCTGCTGCGCAAGGCGGGCATGCGTGCGGGCGACCGGCTGGTGCTCACCCGCCCGGTCGGCACCGGCGTGATCCTCGCCGCGGAGATGCGGGGCAGGGCGCAGAGCCTGTGGATCGACGCCGCGCTCGCCGCCATGCAGGCGTCCCACCGGGCCGCGGCGCGGATCCTCGGCGAACACGGAGCCACGGCCGCCACCGACGTGACCGGCTTCGGCCTCGCCGGCCACCTCCTTGAAATGGCGCGCGCCTCGGGGGTGGAGGTGTCGGTCGGCCTCCCCGGCGTGCCTTTCCTGGACGGTGCGCTCGAGCTGGCCCGGCTCGGCATCTTCTCCTCGCTCCAGGAGCAGAACCTGTGCGCGCTCGATTCGGTGCGCGCCGCCCCCGAGGTGCTTGAGGACCCCGCCACCCAATTGCTCTTCGACCCGCAGACGGCCGGCGGGCTGCTCGCCAGCGTCCCCGCCGGCCGGGCCGAGGCGTGCGTGAAGGCCCTGCGCGCCGCCGGCTGCCCGCAGGCGGTCGTGATCGGCACGGTGCTGGCGGAGGACGAAGCCTCGGGGGAGCCGGGCGTGCTGCACCTCCACGCTGGACGCAAGCGATGA
- a CDS encoding uracil-DNA glycosylase produces MTPTHPLATLATEVSACRRCPRLVEWRERVARTKRAAYATEEYWGRPVPGFGDPAARLVVVGLAPGAHGSNRTGRMFTGDASGNLLYGALHRAGLASQPNSVSRDDGLTLKGTWITAAVRCAPPKNRPTTAERDACRLFLEREWDLLPDLRVVVALGAFAFSVVLRLLRDRGEPVPRPVPRFGHAVEVPIRPGLTVLASYHPSQQNTFTGKLTEEMFDAVWSRACAIGDRGEPHPVP; encoded by the coding sequence GTGACCCCCACTCATCCCCTCGCCACGCTAGCCACCGAGGTCAGCGCCTGCCGCCGATGCCCGCGCCTGGTCGAGTGGCGGGAGCGGGTCGCGCGCACGAAGCGGGCGGCCTACGCCACCGAGGAGTACTGGGGCCGGCCGGTGCCCGGATTCGGAGACCCCGCGGCCCGGCTGGTGGTGGTGGGGCTGGCGCCGGGCGCGCACGGCTCCAACCGGACCGGGCGCATGTTCACCGGCGATGCTTCGGGCAACCTGCTCTACGGGGCGCTCCACCGGGCCGGCCTCGCCTCGCAGCCGAACTCGGTCTCGCGCGACGACGGCCTCACCCTGAAGGGAACCTGGATCACCGCCGCGGTACGGTGCGCTCCGCCGAAGAACCGGCCCACGACCGCCGAGCGCGATGCCTGCCGCCTGTTCCTCGAACGCGAATGGGATCTGCTGCCCGATCTGCGCGTGGTGGTCGCGCTCGGCGCCTTCGCCTTCTCGGTCGTGCTTCGCCTGCTGCGTGACCGAGGCGAGCCCGTCCCCAGACCCGTGCCCCGCTTCGGCCACGCAGTCGAGGTGCCCATCCGCCCCGGCCTGACGGTGCTGGCCTCCTACCATCCCTCCCAGCAGAACACCTTCACGGGCAAGCTCACCGAGGAGATGTTCGACGCCGTCTGGAGCCGGGCCTGCGCAATCGGAGACCGCGGCGAGCCACATCCGGTGCCGTAG